One genomic window of Coffea eugenioides isolate CCC68of chromosome 1, Ceug_1.0, whole genome shotgun sequence includes the following:
- the LOC113762206 gene encoding serine carboxypeptidase-like 18 codes for FSVAGPIIVEPLSFDGTLPNLVLNPYTLIKVGSIIFLDSPVGTGFSYAKTAKASQSSDLQAPDQAYEFIRKWLHDHPEYKSSSFYVSGISYGGIPVPILTQLISNGNEDGIEPRIDLKGYILGNPWSKASGIQNYRVPFAYDMGLISDELYESLKVSCKGEYEIIDPSNAACSKNMQAYNELVRNIDEQNILIPVCHPLSREPNKLFTGGRSIIQMLYEKFEELDVRESTPVKCRMEWITLVEHWANNKSVQEALHVRRETIGQWVSCRDTLPYTTNVGSVVPYHANLSTKGYRSLIYSGDHDLLAPHIETQAWIRSLHYPIIDDWRQWIHQGQVAGYTRTYANKMTFATVKGGAHVAYMFKPAECRTMLERWISHQPL; via the exons TTTTCTGTTGCAGGACCAATAATTGTCGAGCCATTGTCGTTCGACGGCACTCTGCCCAACTTGGTATTAAATCCCTATACTTTGATCAAG GTTGGAAGCATCATCTTTCTGGATTCGCCAGTAGGAACTGGTTTTTCTTATGCTAAGACTGCAAAAGCTTCTCAATCTTCAGATTTACAAGCCCCTGATCAAGCTTATGAATTTATCAGGAAG TGGCTACATGATCACCCAGAGTACAAGTCGAGTTCATTCTATGTTAGTGGAATCTCGTATGGGGGCATTCCTGTTCCAATATTAACTCAACTTATATCAAATG GAAACGAGGACGGCATTGAACCACGTATTGACCTTAAG GGATACATACTTGGAAATCCTTGGTCGAAAGCTTCAGGAATTCAGAACTATAGGGTTCCGTTTGCTTATGATATGGGGCTGATTTCTGATGAACTCTATGAG TCCTTGAAGGTTAGCTGTAAAGGGGAATATGAAATCATAGATCCCAGTAATGCAGCGTGTTCGAAAAATATGCAGGCATACAATGAG TTGGTTCGTAATATTGACGAACAAAATATCTTGATTCCTGTATGTCATCCCCTTTCACGAGAGCCAAATAAATTATTTACTGGTGGGAGATCCATTATACAAATGTTGTATGAGAAGTTTGAAGAGCTAGACGTTCGGGAATCTACTCCAGTCAAATGTCGA ATGGAATGGATTACGCTCGTTGAGCACTGGGCTAACAACAAGAGCGTCCAAGAGGCCCTCCATGTGCGAAGG GAAACTATCGGACAGTGGGTAAGCTGCAGAGATACCTTGCCATACACAACAAATGTAGGGAGTGTTGTACCATATCATGCAAACCTTAGCACTAAAGGTTATAGATCCCTTATATACAG TGGTGACCATGATCTGTTGGCACCGCACATTGAAACTCAAGCATGGATAAGATCTCTACATTACCCAATTATTGATGATTGGAGACAGTGGATTCATCAAGGCCAAGTTGCCGG TTATACAAGGACCTACGCAAATAAGATGACATTTGCAACAGTGAAG GGAGGAGCCCATGTTGCTTATATGTTCAAGCCTGCCGAATGCAGAACTATGCTTGAGAGATGGATATCGCATCAGCCTCTCTAA